The DNA region TAGGCGTTGGCGCTGGCATAGGCACCCTGGCCGGGCACCCCGAAGACCGCACCGGCGGCCGCGGTCATGAAGAAGAAGTCGATGCTGCCCGGCGGGAACAGTTCGTCGAGGACCTGGGCGCCGGCCACCTTCGGCCACATGGTGTCGCGGAGCCGGTCGGCGTCGACCTCGGTGAGCAGCTGGCCCTCGGTGATACCGGCGGCGTGGATGATGCCGCGGATCGGCGGGGCGCCGGCCTCGTCCCGGCGGGCCAGCAGGTCGGCCACCGCCTGGCGGGAGCCGACGTCGAGGGCGGCCACGTCGACGGTGACCCCGCGTCGTTCCAGTGCCCGGATCGCGGTGATCTTGTGTCGGATTCCCGCGTCGAGCTGCGCGTCGTCCCAGTCGCGCCGCGGCGGCAGTCCGCTGCGCCCGGCCAGCACCAGCCGCCGTGCACCGCGGTCGGCCAGCCAGCCGGCCATCAGCAGGCCCAGCGCACCCATGCCACCGGTGATCAGGTAGGTGCCGTCGGGTTGGCAGACCGTCGGTTCCCGGTCCGCCGGACCGGAGACCGCGGTGAACACCGGAGCCAGGAACCGGCCCTCGCGCAGTACCAGGATCGACTTGGCGGGGGTACGCAGCACACCGGACAGCGTTGCGATCGCCCGATCGGTCTCGCCGTCGGTCTGGTCGTCGGCGGGGAGGTCGACCAGACCGCCGCAGAGCTGGGGTTGTTCGGCCCGGATCACGCCGGCCATGCCCCACAGGCAGCTCTGGCGCACCGCCACCTCCGAGGCGGCTTCGTGGACACCGTGGGTGATGATCCACAACGCGGGCGGGTGGCTGTCCCGCTCGGCCAGCTCGGCGACCAGGCCGGCGACCTCGCCGGCCAGCCGGGCCGCGCAGTCCAGGTCGGATTCGTCGGCGGGCCCCGGGTCTGCGACGTAGACGACGGCGTGGGCTTCGCCGACTCCGGCCGGGCGATGGCCGGCCGTGCCCAGTCCGGCGCGCAGGCGCTCGGCGGCGGCACCGGAACCGATCACGGCGACCGTGCCGGGCTTGGCCGGGTCCTGCGGTGCGCCGTCCCACGGCTGCCAATCGATGGCGTGCACGATCGAGCTCGGGTCGGCCGCGGTCGCGGCGACGTCCAGCGCGGTGTAGCGCACGCCGCGGAGGTCCACGCTCGGGGCGCCCTCGGAGGTCGTGACGGCGATGTCGAGGATCAACTCACCGTCCCCGCCGGCGTGCCGGTGCACGGTGACGCCGGCCTTTCCGTCGCCGGGTGCGGCTCCGAAGCGGATGCTGTCGACCGTTGCGGGAACCATCAACGCGGGGTTGGCGTCATCCACCAGTCGGGCGACGTGCAGGGCGGCGTCGAGCAACGCCACGGTGCCCGACTGCGCGGTCACGACGTCGGCCCGCAGTTGCTTGGTCGTGTGGCGGCCGGTGGTCAGCGACCACTCGAAGGGTCGTCCTTCGCTGCCCCAGGTCTGCCACAGCGAGGTCACCGCGTCGTCGTCGAAGACGGTTCCGCTGTGGCCGTTGGTGGGCGCGTCGCCGGCCGGATCGGATTCGTCCGGCGCGCCGATGCGGGCGCTGAGGTGTTTGACCCACCGTGTGCCGGGTTGTTCGCCCGCGTCGGCGGACGGCACGGCCTTCGACAGGACGGTGACCGACTCGGCGTCGGCGACCACCTGAACGGTTCGGGGCCGGTCGACGACGATCGGATGCTCGAAACGGATCTCGCTGACGCCGGAGTGCCCGCAGACTTCCAGTGCGGCATCTGAAAGTGTTTGCAGCAGAACGGATGCCGGAACCAGTTCTACCCCGTTGTTGCGGTGACCACCCGGATAGGGCTTGCTCTCCGGTGCGAGCCGGGCCTGCCACAGGTGAACCGTCGGCGTGCTGCCGATCTTGATGTGGGTACCCAGCAGGACACCCGGTCGCGGCGCGGATTCGGCTGCGGTGATCGAGTTCTCGACGTCGAGCCAGTGCCGGGTGTGCCGCCACGGCGTGGCGGGCAACACCGGGTAGGGGCCGCACCGGTGCGGCAGCTCGCGAGGACTGATCGGGTGCGCACCGTTGAGGTTCTGCTGGAAGACGACGGTGTCGTCGCCGTCGCGGACCAGCGTGGCGACGCTGACGTGCGGAACCGATTCCAGCACCTCGTCGATGGTGTGCGTCAGGATCGGGTGCGGGCTGATCTCGATGAACGTGCCGTACTTGTCGCCGGCGGCGGCCACGGCCTGGTGGACCAGTGCCGGCTTGCGCACGTTGGCCACCCAGTAGTCGGCGTCCAGCGTCGGTGTCGGGCCGGTCGCATCGACCACGGTCGAGATGAAGGGGATCTGCGGCATCTGCGGGGTGAGGTCCGCGAGTTCGGTGCGCAGTTCGGCCAGGATCGGATCCATGAACGCCGTATGCGACGCCACCTCCATATTCACCCGCCGGGCAAACCGCTCCGACGCCGCCACCGCAGCGATCACCGCATCCACATCCGCCGGCGAACCCGCCACCACCGTCTGCCGCGGCGACAAGAACCCCGCCACCTCGACACCGGGATAACCCGCCAACAACTCCTGCGTCGCCCCGGCATCAAGCTCCAACAACGCCACCGCACCCGCACCGGCCTGCCGCGACATCAACCGCGACCGCACCCCGATCACCCGCAAACCCTGCTCCGGCGTCAGCGCCCCGGCCACCACCGCCGCAGACACCTCCCCCATCGAATGCCCGATCACCGCATCCGGAACCACCCCATAGGACCGCCACAACTCAGCCAACGCCAACTGCAACCCCATGATCACCGGCTGCACCTGCGCATCACCAGAAATCTCACGCCCGGACTCGATCACCTCACGCAGCGAAAAACCCACCTGCGCAACAAAAACCGGCTCCAACTCCGCAACCGCCGCAGCAAACACCGGCTCCTCGGCCAACAACCGACGACCCATCCCCACCCAATGCGAACCCTGCCCGGAGAACACGAACACGGTTCCGGGTCCGGGCAGCACCGGTGCGACCGGCACCACGCCGGGCGCCGATTCGCCGGCGGCCAATGCGGCCAGTCCGGCGCGGGCCTGGTTCCGATCGCGGGCGGCGATGGTGGCGAACTTCTGGTGGCGGGTGCGGTGGTGGTTGAGGGCGTGCGCGATGTCGGCCAGGTCGGTGTCGGCGCCGTCGCCGTCCATCCAGTCCGCCAGCATCCCCGCCGTCGCCGCGATCCGCGCCGCCGACTTCCCCGACACCACCAACGTCGACACCACCGGCGCAGCACCCGAGACCTCGGCCGCCGCCACCACCGGAGCCTGCTCGACGATCACATGCGCATTGGTCCCCGACACCCCGAACGACGACACCCCCGCACGACGCGGCCGCGACACCGCCGGCCACTCCATCGCCTGCGATGCCACCACGAAATTCCAGGCACCCGGGCCCGCGTTGGGGGTCAGCTGCGAGAAATTCAGATGCCGCGGAACAAAACCATGCTGCACCGACAACACCGTCTTGATGAAACCCGCAACACCCGACGCCGACTCCAAATGCCCCAGATTGGTCTTCACCGACCCCAACACCAACGGCGCCGAGGAACCACGATCACCGAACACCGCCGACAGCGCATCCAACTCGATCGGATCACCCAACGCCGTCCCGGTCCCGTGCGCCTCCACATAATCGATATCACCCGGAGACAACCGCGCCGACGCCAACGCCGCCCGCACCACCTTCTGCTGCGCCGGCCCCGACGGCACCGTCTGACCCGACGACGGCCCATCCTGATTCACCGCCGAACCAGCCACCACCGCCAAAATCCGGTCACCATCACGCTGCGCATCCGAAAGCCGCTTGAGCACCACCACACCGGCACCCTCAGACCGCACATAACCATCAGCAGCCGCATCAAACGTCTTGCACTGCCCATCCGGCGCCAACATCCCCCACCGCGACGTCGCAATACTGTTCTGCGGAGTCAAAATCAGATTCACCCCGGCAGCCAACGCCGCATCCGACTCCCGACGCCGCAAACTCGCACACGCCAGATGAATCGTCACCAACGACGACGAACACGCCGTATCCACCATCAACGCCGGACCATGCACACCCAAGAAATACGAGAGCCGACCCGCCGCGAAATTCGGCGCATTCCCGAAGGGAACGTAGGGATCGATCTCTTCTTGGCGAATCTTGCCGATGATGTTGAGGGTGTAGTCGTTGGTGGTCAGGCCGACGAAGACACCGGTCTGGGTACCCCGGATCGCCTCCTTGGTGATCCCGGCGTTCTCCAACGCCTCCCAGGCCACCTCCATCAACAACCGCTGCTGAGGATCCATCGCATCGGCCTCACGCGGCGAGATACCGAAGAACTCCGCATCGAACTCCGCCGGCTGCCACGACGTCAAAAACCCACCGTCACGCGAGCAGATCGTGCCCGGCACCGAGTGATCCGAGGAATAGAACGCATCCGCGTCCCAGCGATCCGCGGGCACCCGAACGATCCCGGAACCCTCATCGCACAACAACCGCCACAACGCGCCGGGATCATTCACCCCACCCGGCAACCGGCAACCCATACCGACAACCGCGATCGGCTCGCTGTCACCGGCCTCGGCCACCGCCAACCGCGCCGTCAGATCATCGATCTTGCGCAGCGCCTCGGCGACGATCGCCCGGCGGTCCGGCCCCCCAGCCGGTGTTGCACTCTTCTCGCTCAACTCAACCTCCCCGAGAGCCGCGCGAGCAGCTCGTCATGGCTCATACAGACCGAGCGGACGCATCCAGCCGGTCGAATCCGTTCCGCTGGTAGACCTCCACGCAGCTGGAACGGCGGATCTTGCCACTGGTAGTGATCGGGATGGCTCCGGGCGACACCAGGACCAGATCACCGTTGACCAGGCCATGGGCCTTGGACAGCGCGGTGGTCACCTTGCGTCGAACCTCGGTCAGCCGGTCGGCGACCTCCTCATCGGTGCCCCCCTTGTTCTTGAACTCGGCGATCGTAACAAGTTGCTCGGATTCGCCGTTCGGGATGGAAACCGCGGCGACGCGGCCGCCGGTGATCTCCTGAACGGTGGCCTCGATGTCGTCCGGGTAGTGATTACGGCCGTCGACGATCAGCAGGTCCTTGATCCGTCCGACGATGTAGAGCTCACCGTCGGAGATGACACCGAGGTCACCGGTCTTCAGCCACGGCCCCTGCGGGGTTCCGGGCGACGGGTCGACCAGCTTGCCGCTGAAGGTGGCCTCGGTGGCCTGCTGGTTGTGCCAGTAGCCGGCGGCGACGTTGGGGCCGTGCGTCCAGATCTCGCCGACGGTGCCGTCGGGGTTCTCGGTGCAGGTCTCGGGATCCACGATGCGCAGGGTGCAGGCACGGGGAACGCCGCAGCTGACCAGCTCGACGCCACCTTCGGGGCCGCCCGGCTCGGCCGTGCCGGCCGCCAGCTTGGTGTAGTCGAATCGCGGGGTCGGCGGCCGCATGCCGGGGGTGTTCGACGTGAGGTAGACGCTGGCCTCGGCCAGACCGTAGCCGGGACGCAGGGCGGCCGGGTCGACATCGAACTTGCTGAAGCGGTCGATGAAGCGCCGCAGCGTGGCGGCATGGATACGCTCGGCACCCATGCAGTAGGTATGCACGTTGCGCAGGCTGAGTCCGGCCATGTCCTCATCGGAGGTGCGCCGCACGGCCAGCTCGTAGGCGAAGTTCGGGCCGCCGGTGAAGCCCACCGGAACCTTGGCGACTTCCTGCATCCAGCGGGCGGGCTTGGCCAGGAACGCCATCGGGCTCATGTGGATGGTCGGAACACCCACGACCAGCGGATAGATGACGGTGCCCAGCAGGCCCAGGTCGTGGTAGAAGGGCATCCACGACACCACGGTGAGACCGGCCGGCGGGAGCCCGTCGGTCAGCGCGAAGGTGTCCGCGGCCATCTGGCGCATGTTCGACACGGCGTTGGCGTGGGTGACCATGACGCCGGCCGGGGTCCGGGTGGAACCGGAGGTGTACTGCAGGAACGCGACCTTGGTCTGCGCGGTGGCGGTGGGTGCGTCCAGCGGCTCGGAGTCGAGGTCGAGCGCGTCGACCTCGATGACCACCGGCGGCTTGCCGCCGAGGTCCTTGATCGAGGTGGCGATGTCACCGACCGCCGCCGAGGTGGTCAGGATGGCGGCCGGGGTGCTGTCGCGCAGCGCCGCCGAGACCCGCTCGTCGTGGACCCCGAACATCGGGACCGGCAGCGGCACGGCGATCATGCCGGCCTCCAGCGCACCGTAGAAGCCGACCACGTATTCCAGGCTCTGCGGGGCCAGGATCGCCACCCGGTCGCCGGGCGAGGCGCAGGTCGCCAGTTCGGCCGCCACCACCCGAACCCGGTTGCGCAGCTGCGACCAGGAGAGGGTCTCGCGGTAGCCGGCGGGGTCGACGTCGAAGTCGATGAAGGTGTAGGCAGGCTCGTCCGGCCGGTCCCGCTCCAGGTTCGCCAACAGAGTCGGGATGTGCGTTTCGGTTACCGACATAACGGTGTCTTCTCCTTGTGCTGTCAGGTCCGCGGACCTCACCGGCTGAGTGCTTCGGCTCCGTCGAGAGTCGTGGTTCGTGCTGTCTGGGCTGACGATTCGATTGCGCGTATCCGCTGCGCAACGGAGGTGTGGAATTGGATTAGCGACATTTGGGATGTGCCCCTGCGGGATCAGGCCTTGCGGCACCGGACCTGCTCAGCTGAAGACGTCAGCCTCACCGCATGCGGGCTTGTCACCCTGCCGGTCCATGGCGGGGGCGGGGTCTGCAAGGCGCCGAGATCGCCCGGCCGATACGGCCAGAGCGGATGATTCGACCAACGACACGGGTACCCCTTCTGGAATGGATGGAACCTTTCTCAAAACTCCTTGGACCCCGACATCCCAGGTGTTTCCCTCCCGCGGAGGCTACCACGGACGCGCTGTTGACAGGCAATTTATGGCCTCCGTACAGCAGGAACGCAGCAGACCCGTCATCGTAGTGGAGGAGTCATTCCTGCACCAGAAGTAACATAGGTACCAACAGGTAATTCACAGCTACGGCCGCGGCGAACCGGTGTCACCGGGGGCAGTATTCGGCGATCTTCTGCTCGATGTCGCCGACCAGTTCCGGCAGGTGATCGGTGAGGTAGAAGTGATGCCCGGGCGCGGAGAACACCCGCACCCCGAACGCGCCGGTGGTGCGTTGGGCCCACGGCCCGACCTTCTCCTCGGTCGCGACGTCGTCCTCGTCACCGCGGTAGGCGAAAATCGGGCACGACACGCGCGCCTCGGGCGGGCAGTCGTAGTTTGCGATCGCCTTCAGGCCGCGCAGCGTCGGCAGAATCTTCGCGGCGAACTCCTCGTTCTCCAAGAACTCGGGGTTGACGCCGGTCATGGTGCTCACGGCGTCCAACAGGCCGCGATCGGACTCGGGAATGTTGTC from Mycolicibacter sp. MU0083 includes:
- a CDS encoding thioesterase II family protein, with the translated sequence MTDRTPKLYIFPHAGGSPQYYVPFSKTFTTDVKRIGVQYPGKGGTHDLGAFTSIEDLADQVCKTVAAPTEADGPVAFFGHSMGALLAFEVARRFEADGHRIAALFISAAGAPGRAGYDNIPESDRGLLDAVSTMTGVNPEFLENEEFAAKILPTLRGLKAIANYDCPPEARVSCPIFAYRGDEDDVATEEKVGPWAQRTTGAFGVRVFSAPGHHFYLTDHLPELVGDIEQKIAEYCPR
- a CDS encoding polyketide synthase, which encodes MSEKSATPAGGPDRRAIVAEALRKIDDLTARLAVAEAGDSEPIAVVGMGCRLPGGVNDPGALWRLLCDEGSGIVRVPADRWDADAFYSSDHSVPGTICSRDGGFLTSWQPAEFDAEFFGISPREADAMDPQQRLLMEVAWEALENAGITKEAIRGTQTGVFVGLTTNDYTLNIIGKIRQEEIDPYVPFGNAPNFAAGRLSYFLGVHGPALMVDTACSSSLVTIHLACASLRRRESDAALAAGVNLILTPQNSIATSRWGMLAPDGQCKTFDAAADGYVRSEGAGVVVLKRLSDAQRDGDRILAVVAGSAVNQDGPSSGQTVPSGPAQQKVVRAALASARLSPGDIDYVEAHGTGTALGDPIELDALSAVFGDRGSSAPLVLGSVKTNLGHLESASGVAGFIKTVLSVQHGFVPRHLNFSQLTPNAGPGAWNFVVASQAMEWPAVSRPRRAGVSSFGVSGTNAHVIVEQAPVVAAAEVSGAAPVVSTLVVSGKSAARIAATAGMLADWMDGDGADTDLADIAHALNHHRTRHQKFATIAARDRNQARAGLAALAAGESAPGVVPVAPVLPGPGTVFVFSGQGSHWVGMGRRLLAEEPVFAAAVAELEPVFVAQVGFSLREVIESGREISGDAQVQPVIMGLQLALAELWRSYGVVPDAVIGHSMGEVSAAVVAGALTPEQGLRVIGVRSRLMSRQAGAGAVALLELDAGATQELLAGYPGVEVAGFLSPRQTVVAGSPADVDAVIAAVAASERFARRVNMEVASHTAFMDPILAELRTELADLTPQMPQIPFISTVVDATGPTPTLDADYWVANVRKPALVHQAVAAAGDKYGTFIEISPHPILTHTIDEVLESVPHVSVATLVRDGDDTVVFQQNLNGAHPISPRELPHRCGPYPVLPATPWRHTRHWLDVENSITAAESAPRPGVLLGTHIKIGSTPTVHLWQARLAPESKPYPGGHRNNGVELVPASVLLQTLSDAALEVCGHSGVSEIRFEHPIVVDRPRTVQVVADAESVTVLSKAVPSADAGEQPGTRWVKHLSARIGAPDESDPAGDAPTNGHSGTVFDDDAVTSLWQTWGSEGRPFEWSLTTGRHTTKQLRADVVTAQSGTVALLDAALHVARLVDDANPALMVPATVDSIRFGAAPGDGKAGVTVHRHAGGDGELILDIAVTTSEGAPSVDLRGVRYTALDVAATAADPSSIVHAIDWQPWDGAPQDPAKPGTVAVIGSGAAAERLRAGLGTAGHRPAGVGEAHAVVYVADPGPADESDLDCAARLAGEVAGLVAELAERDSHPPALWIITHGVHEAASEVAVRQSCLWGMAGVIRAEQPQLCGGLVDLPADDQTDGETDRAIATLSGVLRTPAKSILVLREGRFLAPVFTAVSGPADREPTVCQPDGTYLITGGMGALGLLMAGWLADRGARRLVLAGRSGLPPRRDWDDAQLDAGIRHKITAIRALERRGVTVDVAALDVGSRQAVADLLARRDEAGAPPIRGIIHAAGITEGQLLTEVDADRLRDTMWPKVAGAQVLDELFPPGSIDFFFMTAAAGAVFGVPGQGAYASANAYLDGLARARHRRGCHSVSLDWVAWKGLGFGAEAHVVLHELERMGSRPIAPAEAFAAWDHLEHYDIAQAVMVPLPSSGAADADTGAAGAARDWAQLPADEILSELEIGLRSILARELRMSEAELQLDRPFAELGLNSVMAMAVRRDIEALVGLELSATMLWNHPTTAALAAHLTGKLLPQEDPGDDSAAAAGDLPESDDSVLNELFDSVESASAGWDGI
- a CDS encoding AMP-binding protein; translated protein: MSVTETHIPTLLANLERDRPDEPAYTFIDFDVDPAGYRETLSWSQLRNRVRVVAAELATCASPGDRVAILAPQSLEYVVGFYGALEAGMIAVPLPVPMFGVHDERVSAALRDSTPAAILTTSAAVGDIATSIKDLGGKPPVVIEVDALDLDSEPLDAPTATAQTKVAFLQYTSGSTRTPAGVMVTHANAVSNMRQMAADTFALTDGLPPAGLTVVSWMPFYHDLGLLGTVIYPLVVGVPTIHMSPMAFLAKPARWMQEVAKVPVGFTGGPNFAYELAVRRTSDEDMAGLSLRNVHTYCMGAERIHAATLRRFIDRFSKFDVDPAALRPGYGLAEASVYLTSNTPGMRPPTPRFDYTKLAAGTAEPGGPEGGVELVSCGVPRACTLRIVDPETCTENPDGTVGEIWTHGPNVAAGYWHNQQATEATFSGKLVDPSPGTPQGPWLKTGDLGVISDGELYIVGRIKDLLIVDGRNHYPDDIEATVQEITGGRVAAVSIPNGESEQLVTIAEFKNKGGTDEEVADRLTEVRRKVTTALSKAHGLVNGDLVLVSPGAIPITTSGKIRRSSCVEVYQRNGFDRLDASARSV